The Xenopus tropicalis strain Nigerian chromosome 2, UCB_Xtro_10.0, whole genome shotgun sequence genome window below encodes:
- the hpx gene encoding hemopexin isoform X2, which yields MIPYLGTLLCLLPLGLPYPLIKGRPNDTGSNLFPVNPPSLNVTGLADACNGEGFDAVTLDDQGVMHYFRGDFVWAGFHGPAQRINETWKHLHGPIDAAFRNHNKNKPLEHQRTYIFQGSNVFCYFEGSLLAGFPRPISQEFPGVPGNLDSAVECHSGECKADSAIFFKGDTVYIYSPQEVPPVKQRQWAAVGNCTAAVRWLERYYCFNGINFTRFNPVSGEVLSARPLDTRDYFVRCPGRGHGHNVRQNATLMAIKNRCSGQSFEAFSSDDKGRMYAFRGGWYFRTDDNKDGWHPWPLSHTWRDLHGAVDAAFSWENKMYFIQGSQVVIYLSDQIYIPVLGYPKPLIDELGVTEIDAAFTCPHSSELYVIRDNELRMVDLQQSPRSPARERTISHSQVDSAMCNFNGLFIFQGPLFYHYKDVEELVSSTEPPKPGNIAERFLDCLS from the exons GACTCGCTGACGCCTGCAACGGGGAGGGGTTTGACGCTGTCACATTGGATGATCAGGGGGTGATGCATTACTTCAGAG GCGATTTTGTGTGGGCGGGATTCCATGGCCCCGCCCAGCGTATCAATGAGACCTGGAAACACCTCCACGGACCCATCGACGCCGCATTCAGGAACCACAACAAGAACAAACCCCTCGAGCATCAGAGAACTTACATTTTTCAG GGTTCCAACGTATTTTGTTACTTTGAGGGGTCCCTGCTAGCGGGTTTCCCACGTCCCATCAGCCAAGAATTCCCAGGGGTCCCCGGGAACCTCGACTCGGCAGTGGAATGTCACTCGGGGGAGTGCAAGGCCGACAGCGCCATCTTCTTCAAGG GGGACACCGTGTATATTTACAGCCCCCAGGAGGTGCCGCCAGTGAAGCAGCGTCAGTGGGCAGCTGTGGGCAATTGCACCGCCGCAGTGCGATGGCTGGAGAGATATTACTGCTTCAATGGGATCAACTTTACTCGATTCAACCCCGTGAGCGGAGAGGTGCTCTCAGCCAGGCCACTGGACACGCGGGACTACTTCGTGAGGTGCCCCGGAAGAG GCCATGGGCACAATGTCCGGCAGAACGCCACTCTGATGGCCATTAAGAACCGGTGCAGCGGCCAATCATTTGAGGCGTTCAGTTCTGATGATAAGGGCCGGATGTATGCTTTCCGAG GGGGCTGGTACTTTCGTACAGACGACAATAAGGATGGGTGGCACCCGTGGCCTCTCAGCCACACCTGGAGGGACCTGCATGGAGCTGTGGATGCCGCGTTCAGCTGGGAAAACAAGATGTACTTTATTCAG GGCTCCCAAGTCGTTATTTATCTGTCGGATCAAATCTATATCCCAGTATTGGGGTACCCCAAGCCCCTGATAGATGAACTGGGGGTGACAGAGATTGATGCCGCCTTTACCTGCCCTCACTCTAGTGAGCTGTACGTGATcagag ATAATGAGCTCCGGATGGTGGACCTCCAGCAGAGCCCCCGCTCCCCGGCACGAGAGAGAACCATCTCCCACTCTCAGGTGGACAGCGCTATGTGCAACTTCAATGGGCTCTTCATCTTCCAAGGGCCGTTGTTCTACCATTACAAGGATGTGGAAGAGTTGGTGTCTTCTACTGAGCCTCCCAAGCCTGGGAACATTGCAGAACGGTTCTTGGACTGTTTGAGCTAA
- the LOC101731610 gene encoding uncharacterized protein LOC101731610, with amino-acid sequence MTQFGKAWEPVAYLQSVSPILLGIVSQINGSATLDEMEFVKKNLDSIDRELATGKGLMHDSEVTRCEDDITVVYQQLTAVVRAEKSYTGREREVFLQYMQDYKIERQLNALYNRLLGVSVLAEQPTLLQLVIKDHRPRRWEMIAFCQRVNFVLATGLLSLFVHGSLTGRDVQLMMGRWTDKMTVLYRRMEDTSRDCASYFKEQAQEDVENFLSANETLKDQEKAATILKMLEKNYDWLRWAVMVSQPSGEKSAEVLVKGNYISVRGECGTQVVACYSESPASLDRSKTHQLIGELEWKIPNPPPDVYANIEAEPGYAKRYLAQRMLQKLSEGLGKGVTIHTVPGKLEVAGNFPQASFTVYEYKHRMASGTVCIFG; translated from the coding sequence ATGACACAGTTCGGGAAGGCTTGGGAGCCCGTGGCTTATCTCCAATCAGTGAGCCCCATACTATTGGGAATCGTCTCTCAGATCAATGGCTCGGCAACGTTGGACGAAATGGAGTTTGTCAAGAAAAACTTGGACTCTATTGACCGGGAGCTGGCAACAGGGAAGGGCTTGATGCATGATAGTGAGGTCACTAGATGTGAGGATGACATCACAGTCGTCTATCAGCAGCTGACCGCGGTTGTCCGGGCAGAGAAGTCCTACACCGGGCGTGAGAGGGAAGTGTTCCTGCAGTACATGCAAGATTACAAGATAGAGAGGCAACTGAACGCCTTGTACAACCGACTTCTCGGCGTGTCCGTCTTAGCAGAACAGCCCACTCTTCTCCAACTGGTCATAAAGGACCACCGTCCCCGCCGGTGGGAAATGATTGCCTTCTGCCAGAGGGTCAACTTCGTCCTGGCCACCGGCCTTCTGTCTCTCTTCGTTCATGGATCTCTGACTGGCCGAGACGTGCAGCTGATGATGGGGAGATGGACCGATAAGATGACCGTTCTGTATCGAAGAATGGAAGACACCTCGCGGGACTGCGCATCTTATTTCAAGGAACAGGCCCAAGAGGACGTGGAGAACTTTTTGTCGGCCAATGAGACTCTCAAGGATCAAGAGAAAGCAGCTACAATTCTGAAGATGCTGGAGAAGAATTACGACTGGCTACGTTGGGCAGTGATGGTATCTCAGCCAAGTGGGGAGAAGTCTGCCGAGGTCTTAGTCAAGGGCAACTACATCTCAGTAAGAGGGGAGTGTGGGACTCAAGTGGTAGCTTGTTACAGCGAGAGCCCGGCTTCCTTGGACCGGTCAAAAACTCACCAGCTAATCGGGGAATTAGAATGGAAGATCCCAAACCCACCCCCTGATGTCTATGCCAACATTGAGGCAGAACCTGGTTATGCCAAGCGATATTTGGCCCAACGAATGCTCCAGAAACTCTCCGAGGGCTTGGGAAAGGGGGTAACTATACACACGGTACCCGGAAAGCTAGAGGTTGCTGGGAATTTCCCCCAGGCCTCCTTCACTGTGTATGAGTACAAGCACCGAATGGCATCTGGTACCGTCTGTATCTTTGGGTGA
- the hpx gene encoding hemopexin isoform X1: MIPYLGTLTLLCLLPLGLPYPLIKGRPNDTGSNLFPVNPPSLNVTGLADACNGEGFDAVTLDDQGVMHYFRGDFVWAGFHGPAQRINETWKHLHGPIDAAFRNHNKNKPLEHQRTYIFQGSNVFCYFEGSLLAGFPRPISQEFPGVPGNLDSAVECHSGECKADSAIFFKGDTVYIYSPQEVPPVKQRQWAAVGNCTAAVRWLERYYCFNGINFTRFNPVSGEVLSARPLDTRDYFVRCPGRGHGHNVRQNATLMAIKNRCSGQSFEAFSSDDKGRMYAFRGGWYFRTDDNKDGWHPWPLSHTWRDLHGAVDAAFSWENKMYFIQGSQVVIYLSDQIYIPVLGYPKPLIDELGVTEIDAAFTCPHSSELYVIRDNELRMVDLQQSPRSPARERTISHSQVDSAMCNFNGLFIFQGPLFYHYKDVEELVSSTEPPKPGNIAERFLDCLS, translated from the exons GACTCGCTGACGCCTGCAACGGGGAGGGGTTTGACGCTGTCACATTGGATGATCAGGGGGTGATGCATTACTTCAGAG GCGATTTTGTGTGGGCGGGATTCCATGGCCCCGCCCAGCGTATCAATGAGACCTGGAAACACCTCCACGGACCCATCGACGCCGCATTCAGGAACCACAACAAGAACAAACCCCTCGAGCATCAGAGAACTTACATTTTTCAG GGTTCCAACGTATTTTGTTACTTTGAGGGGTCCCTGCTAGCGGGTTTCCCACGTCCCATCAGCCAAGAATTCCCAGGGGTCCCCGGGAACCTCGACTCGGCAGTGGAATGTCACTCGGGGGAGTGCAAGGCCGACAGCGCCATCTTCTTCAAGG GGGACACCGTGTATATTTACAGCCCCCAGGAGGTGCCGCCAGTGAAGCAGCGTCAGTGGGCAGCTGTGGGCAATTGCACCGCCGCAGTGCGATGGCTGGAGAGATATTACTGCTTCAATGGGATCAACTTTACTCGATTCAACCCCGTGAGCGGAGAGGTGCTCTCAGCCAGGCCACTGGACACGCGGGACTACTTCGTGAGGTGCCCCGGAAGAG GCCATGGGCACAATGTCCGGCAGAACGCCACTCTGATGGCCATTAAGAACCGGTGCAGCGGCCAATCATTTGAGGCGTTCAGTTCTGATGATAAGGGCCGGATGTATGCTTTCCGAG GGGGCTGGTACTTTCGTACAGACGACAATAAGGATGGGTGGCACCCGTGGCCTCTCAGCCACACCTGGAGGGACCTGCATGGAGCTGTGGATGCCGCGTTCAGCTGGGAAAACAAGATGTACTTTATTCAG GGCTCCCAAGTCGTTATTTATCTGTCGGATCAAATCTATATCCCAGTATTGGGGTACCCCAAGCCCCTGATAGATGAACTGGGGGTGACAGAGATTGATGCCGCCTTTACCTGCCCTCACTCTAGTGAGCTGTACGTGATcagag ATAATGAGCTCCGGATGGTGGACCTCCAGCAGAGCCCCCGCTCCCCGGCACGAGAGAGAACCATCTCCCACTCTCAGGTGGACAGCGCTATGTGCAACTTCAATGGGCTCTTCATCTTCCAAGGGCCGTTGTTCTACCATTACAAGGATGTGGAAGAGTTGGTGTCTTCTACTGAGCCTCCCAAGCCTGGGAACATTGCAGAACGGTTCTTGGACTGTTTGAGCTAA
- the hpx gene encoding hemopexin isoform X3 codes for MHYFRGDFVWAGFHGPAQRINETWKHLHGPIDAAFRNHNKNKPLEHQRTYIFQGSNVFCYFEGSLLAGFPRPISQEFPGVPGNLDSAVECHSGECKADSAIFFKGDTVYIYSPQEVPPVKQRQWAAVGNCTAAVRWLERYYCFNGINFTRFNPVSGEVLSARPLDTRDYFVRCPGRGHGHNVRQNATLMAIKNRCSGQSFEAFSSDDKGRMYAFRGGWYFRTDDNKDGWHPWPLSHTWRDLHGAVDAAFSWENKMYFIQGSQVVIYLSDQIYIPVLGYPKPLIDELGVTEIDAAFTCPHSSELYVIRDNELRMVDLQQSPRSPARERTISHSQVDSAMCNFNGLFIFQGPLFYHYKDVEELVSSTEPPKPGNIAERFLDCLS; via the exons ATGCATTACTTCAGAG GCGATTTTGTGTGGGCGGGATTCCATGGCCCCGCCCAGCGTATCAATGAGACCTGGAAACACCTCCACGGACCCATCGACGCCGCATTCAGGAACCACAACAAGAACAAACCCCTCGAGCATCAGAGAACTTACATTTTTCAG GGTTCCAACGTATTTTGTTACTTTGAGGGGTCCCTGCTAGCGGGTTTCCCACGTCCCATCAGCCAAGAATTCCCAGGGGTCCCCGGGAACCTCGACTCGGCAGTGGAATGTCACTCGGGGGAGTGCAAGGCCGACAGCGCCATCTTCTTCAAGG GGGACACCGTGTATATTTACAGCCCCCAGGAGGTGCCGCCAGTGAAGCAGCGTCAGTGGGCAGCTGTGGGCAATTGCACCGCCGCAGTGCGATGGCTGGAGAGATATTACTGCTTCAATGGGATCAACTTTACTCGATTCAACCCCGTGAGCGGAGAGGTGCTCTCAGCCAGGCCACTGGACACGCGGGACTACTTCGTGAGGTGCCCCGGAAGAG GCCATGGGCACAATGTCCGGCAGAACGCCACTCTGATGGCCATTAAGAACCGGTGCAGCGGCCAATCATTTGAGGCGTTCAGTTCTGATGATAAGGGCCGGATGTATGCTTTCCGAG GGGGCTGGTACTTTCGTACAGACGACAATAAGGATGGGTGGCACCCGTGGCCTCTCAGCCACACCTGGAGGGACCTGCATGGAGCTGTGGATGCCGCGTTCAGCTGGGAAAACAAGATGTACTTTATTCAG GGCTCCCAAGTCGTTATTTATCTGTCGGATCAAATCTATATCCCAGTATTGGGGTACCCCAAGCCCCTGATAGATGAACTGGGGGTGACAGAGATTGATGCCGCCTTTACCTGCCCTCACTCTAGTGAGCTGTACGTGATcagag ATAATGAGCTCCGGATGGTGGACCTCCAGCAGAGCCCCCGCTCCCCGGCACGAGAGAGAACCATCTCCCACTCTCAGGTGGACAGCGCTATGTGCAACTTCAATGGGCTCTTCATCTTCCAAGGGCCGTTGTTCTACCATTACAAGGATGTGGAAGAGTTGGTGTCTTCTACTGAGCCTCCCAAGCCTGGGAACATTGCAGAACGGTTCTTGGACTGTTTGAGCTAA